In Labrus bergylta chromosome 11, fLabBer1.1, whole genome shotgun sequence, one genomic interval encodes:
- the gap43 gene encoding neuromodulin, with amino-acid sequence MLCCIRRTKPVDKNEDADQKIEQDGTANKPEDKAHKAATKIQASFRGHITRKKMKDGEEEKEGDSPAAAEEATEGGEEEKKAEGEEAPAKEEEAAGEEAKKGEETSQAKSPVAEKPANSPAAAAASPVGAATSPVAAAPAAASPAAATASSEPQKEEPKVEEKAEEKPKEVEAPAPVAKTPTTAEEKKEEGDSEEKKEEARQADVPAAVSPTAEKEEPNQTKDKQDAVEESNAEEATPEDAAAEATESKDD; translated from the exons GTGGACAAGAATGAGGATGCAGACCAGAAGATTGAACAGGATGGGACTGCCAACAAACCTGAGGACAAGGCCCACAAGGCTGCCACCAAAATACAGGCCAGCTTCCGCGGACACATAACCCGGAAAAAGATGAAAgacggagaggaagagaaggagggcgacagtcctgctgctgcagaggaggcaacggagggaggagaggaggaaaagaaagctgagggagaggaggcaCCTGCAAAGGAGGAAgaagctgcaggagaggaggcCAAAAAGGGGGAAGAGACGAGCCAAGCCAAAAGCCCAGTGGCAGAAAAGCCAGCTAACTctccagcagctgctgctgcctctcctGTAGGCGCAGCAACATCTCCTGTAGCGGCGGCCCCTGCCGCTGCCTCTCCTGCAGCTGCCACAGCGTCCTCTGAGCCCCAGAAAGAGGAGCCAAAGGTGGAGGAGAAAGCAGAGGAGAAGCCCAAAGAGGTGGAGGCCCCAGCACCGGTGGCCAAGACTCCCAccacagctgaagagaaaaaggaggagggggatagtgaggagaaaaaggaggaggccAGACAAGCCGAtgtgcctgctgctgtcagcCCGACAGCTGAGAAGGAGGAGCCTAACCAAACAAAAGATAAACAAG ATGCTGTAGAAGAGTCAAACGCAGAGGAGGCCACCCCTGAGGACGCAGCGGCGGAGGCCACCGAGTCCAAGGATGACTAA